From Algoriphagus sp. NG3, the proteins below share one genomic window:
- a CDS encoding nucleotidyltransferase family protein, translated as MIPLIKKNLQKIRILCQDHSVDSFALFGSAARGDFDSASDIDFLVRFSTTVELLDYADNYFNFLENLEKLFKRPIDLVSEKSLKNPILIQEINKSKIPLYEC; from the coding sequence ATGATTCCGTTAATCAAGAAAAACCTACAAAAAATCAGAATTCTGTGTCAAGATCACAGCGTAGATTCATTTGCCCTTTTCGGATCAGCTGCTAGAGGAGACTTTGACAGCGCTAGTGATATTGATTTTCTAGTACGGTTTTCCACCACAGTTGAGCTTTTGGATTATGCGGACAACTATTTTAATTTTTTGGAAAATCTTGAAAAACTTTTTAAAAGACCCATTGATTTAGTATCGGAAAAATCCCTGAAAAACCCCATTCTCATCCAAGAAATAAATAAATCAAAGATACCTCTGTATGAATGCTAA
- the bla gene encoding subclass B1 metallo-beta-lactamase has product MKTYFSSTFLLLLITVVKSYSQQTNPIYESETLQIEQISPNTYVHISYLNTDDFGRVSCNGMIVINDGEALVFDTPANEEASVELLDWLENGQQTSVKGVVATHFHWDCLGGLNEFHARGIPSYASNKTIELAKSAGYPIPKNGFKKKMKLNTGNIEVVNQFLGEGHTKDNFVAFVSSDHVLFGGCMIKELGAGNGYLGDANVPAWSATVRKVKAAYPDVQIVIPGHGKVGGPELLDYTEEMFEKEGK; this is encoded by the coding sequence ATGAAAACCTATTTTTCAAGCACATTCCTTTTGCTGCTAATTACAGTAGTTAAATCCTATAGTCAGCAGACAAATCCAATCTACGAATCCGAAACCCTTCAAATTGAACAAATCAGCCCAAACACTTACGTCCACATCAGCTACCTGAATACGGATGATTTTGGGAGAGTAAGTTGCAATGGTATGATTGTCATCAATGACGGAGAAGCCTTGGTGTTTGACACTCCGGCAAATGAAGAAGCCAGTGTAGAATTGCTGGACTGGTTGGAGAACGGGCAGCAAACAAGCGTAAAAGGGGTGGTGGCTACGCACTTCCACTGGGACTGTCTGGGTGGGCTGAATGAATTTCATGCCAGAGGAATACCTTCTTACGCGTCCAATAAGACTATAGAGTTGGCAAAATCCGCAGGCTACCCCATTCCGAAAAATGGATTTAAAAAGAAAATGAAACTCAATACCGGAAATATAGAAGTGGTCAACCAATTTCTGGGAGAAGGACACACCAAGGATAATTTCGTTGCGTTTGTTTCTTCAGACCATGTGCTATTCGGAGGATGCATGATCAAGGAGCTGGGCGCAGGTAACGGCTACTTGGGAGATGCAAATGTTCCAGCTTGGTCAGCTACTGTCAGAAAGGTAAAAGCAGCTTACCCTGATGTCCAGATTGTGATCCCGGGTCATGGAAAGGTAGGCGGGCCAGAACTATTGGACTATACTGAGGAGATGTTTGAAAAAGAGGGAAAATAA
- a CDS encoding PVC-type heme-binding CxxCH protein: MLKNFTVLSLLGFIFFACEKKHEPLSDEAYSSLSDEEKRSPKHAVDGIVVADERLELTLFASEPMMSNPTNMDIDDRGRVWIAEAYNYRNSLNPRNPTKAEGDRILIMEDTNGDGVADKSTVFYQGTDINAALGIAVLGDKVYVSVSPYVYVFTDADGDDVPEKKEILFEGVGGVQHDHGMHAFTFGPDGKLYFNYGNEGKGIHYADGSPVLDPLGRPVNSDTQPYREGMIFRMDPDGSDVEVLAWNFRNNYEVATDSYGRIWQSDNDDDGNRSTRINYVMDYGNYGFKDEVTGADWRSRRINMEDSVYQQHWHLNDPGVVPNLLQTYAGSPTGILIYEGKLLPEEYQNQMIHSDAGPNVVRAYPTVPKGAGFDAKIINILDGNSRDNWFRPSDVTVAPDGSLFVSDWYDPGVGGHAMGDLDKGRIYRVAPKDVNYKLEKPDYNSISSLVTLLQNPNRATHFKAFMALVEKGGEAKNALEKLFTEGESRMRARAFWVLTKLPNGNDYIKTAATDGDENIRVAAIRAYRNNKMSDVSFLLEMAGDESAQVRREVALAIRYKSNPEVWLKLVEGYKSGDRWYLEALGIAAEGFWDEYLPQYLEKTDKTWMENQEAKDIIWRSRASDTAELLGKIILSQPGRNKEAYYRALDFQSPNAKNETLKALLANAPEEDQLIILRQINFDPENPDRQVLSLAKQIAGSIVGDRDFMDIVSKYGLTDQKEKIQKLLYQSENNQYSQMAANIYASLYGMSDVENYFGNPDQEKSILAIRKFGAIDNESMAKSLSKIYLDESKPLEVRTAAMEAAKGYNSEPYLWELAKSEKIPADMLPIAQKILLSSWNGNIRAEANEKYGNANSSDNMDISKLLAQQGDVENGLTISNNYCLACHKIADKGVDFGPGLTEIGDKLSKEGLFNAIINPSEGMGFGYETQLVKMKDGTEFTCIVNSKTENDLVVKLVGSGEQKIYKLADVESVTQLEESLMPKFPLSETELVDLVSYLETLRK; this comes from the coding sequence ATGTTGAAGAATTTTACTGTACTCAGCTTGCTGGGATTCATTTTTTTTGCCTGCGAAAAAAAACACGAACCACTCTCCGACGAAGCCTATTCCAGCCTTTCCGATGAGGAAAAAAGAAGCCCTAAACATGCTGTGGATGGAATTGTAGTGGCAGATGAAAGATTGGAACTTACCCTATTTGCATCTGAACCTATGATGTCCAATCCCACCAACATGGATATTGATGACCGGGGCCGGGTGTGGATAGCTGAGGCATACAATTATAGAAATTCATTAAATCCCCGTAACCCCACCAAAGCTGAGGGAGATAGAATCCTAATCATGGAAGATACCAATGGAGATGGTGTAGCGGACAAATCTACTGTGTTTTACCAAGGCACCGATATCAATGCCGCCTTGGGTATTGCCGTGTTGGGCGATAAAGTTTATGTTTCTGTCAGCCCCTATGTGTACGTCTTCACCGATGCAGATGGGGATGATGTCCCTGAAAAAAAAGAGATTTTGTTCGAAGGAGTAGGTGGAGTACAGCATGATCACGGCATGCATGCGTTTACTTTCGGTCCTGACGGGAAACTGTATTTCAACTATGGCAACGAAGGCAAAGGAATCCATTATGCTGATGGCTCGCCTGTCCTTGACCCTCTGGGTAGGCCGGTAAACAGCGACACCCAGCCCTATAGGGAAGGAATGATATTCCGTATGGATCCGGATGGATCCGATGTGGAAGTGCTGGCGTGGAACTTCAGAAATAACTACGAAGTGGCCACAGACAGCTACGGCAGAATATGGCAGTCCGACAACGATGATGACGGCAACCGAAGCACCCGGATCAACTATGTGATGGACTATGGAAACTATGGCTTCAAGGACGAAGTCACCGGTGCTGACTGGAGATCCAGAAGAATCAATATGGAAGATTCCGTGTATCAGCAACACTGGCATCTGAATGATCCGGGAGTAGTCCCGAACCTGCTTCAAACTTATGCAGGTTCGCCTACAGGTATTTTGATTTATGAAGGCAAACTGCTGCCTGAAGAATACCAAAACCAGATGATCCACTCTGATGCAGGACCCAATGTGGTAAGAGCCTATCCAACTGTTCCAAAAGGAGCTGGTTTTGATGCTAAGATTATCAACATTCTCGATGGAAACTCACGCGACAATTGGTTTAGACCATCCGATGTTACTGTTGCCCCTGATGGTTCCCTTTTTGTATCAGACTGGTATGACCCGGGAGTAGGTGGCCATGCCATGGGGGATTTGGACAAAGGCCGAATCTATCGGGTCGCTCCAAAGGATGTCAATTACAAGCTGGAAAAGCCAGATTACAACAGTATTTCCTCACTAGTCACCTTGCTGCAAAATCCAAACAGAGCCACGCACTTTAAGGCTTTCATGGCTTTGGTAGAAAAAGGAGGGGAAGCTAAAAATGCATTGGAAAAATTATTCACGGAAGGAGAAAGCAGGATGCGTGCCCGAGCTTTTTGGGTGCTCACCAAATTGCCAAATGGAAATGACTACATCAAAACAGCCGCAACCGACGGGGATGAAAACATTAGGGTAGCAGCCATAAGAGCTTACAGGAACAATAAAATGAGCGATGTCAGCTTCCTACTGGAAATGGCGGGCGATGAATCTGCCCAGGTGAGAAGAGAAGTAGCTTTGGCTATCCGATACAAGTCCAACCCAGAAGTTTGGCTGAAACTTGTAGAAGGTTATAAAAGTGGTGACCGATGGTATTTGGAAGCACTAGGTATAGCTGCTGAAGGCTTCTGGGATGAATACCTACCTCAATACTTGGAGAAAACCGACAAGACCTGGATGGAAAATCAGGAAGCTAAAGATATAATCTGGAGATCCCGGGCTTCAGACACCGCCGAGCTTTTAGGGAAAATCATACTTTCCCAGCCTGGCAGAAACAAAGAAGCCTATTATAGAGCGTTGGACTTCCAATCTCCTAACGCAAAGAATGAAACCTTAAAAGCGCTGCTGGCAAATGCTCCCGAGGAAGATCAGCTAATCATTTTGAGACAGATCAACTTTGATCCTGAGAATCCGGATCGGCAGGTTCTTTCCCTTGCAAAGCAAATTGCCGGAAGTATCGTCGGTGATAGGGATTTTATGGATATAGTAAGCAAGTACGGTTTAACAGACCAAAAGGAAAAGATTCAAAAGCTTCTTTACCAATCGGAAAACAATCAGTATTCCCAAATGGCCGCAAACATCTATGCTTCCCTGTATGGTATGTCTGACGTAGAGAATTATTTTGGAAATCCAGATCAGGAAAAATCAATTCTGGCTATAAGGAAATTTGGAGCCATTGACAATGAAAGCATGGCAAAATCTCTCTCCAAAATTTACTTGGATGAATCAAAGCCCCTAGAAGTACGAACTGCTGCGATGGAAGCTGCCAAGGGCTACAACTCCGAGCCCTACTTATGGGAACTGGCCAAATCGGAAAAAATCCCTGCTGACATGCTCCCAATTGCCCAGAAAATCCTTCTTTCGTCTTGGAATGGAAACATACGGGCCGAGGCAAATGAGAAATATGGCAACGCCAATTCTTCAGATAATATGGATATTTCCAAACTACTTGCACAGCAGGGAGATGTAGAGAATGGGCTTACTATCTCCAATAACTACTGCCTTGCCTGTCACAAAATAGCAGACAAAGGGGTGGATTTTGGGCCTGGCCTCACAGAAATAGGTGACAAGCTTTCCAAAGAAGGGCTATTCAATGCGATCATCAATCCGTCCGAAGGAATGGGATTTGGATATGAAACCCAACTGGTCAAAATGAAAGACGGCACCGAATTTACCTGCATAGTCAATTCGAAGACAGAAAATGACCTAGTGGTGAAGTTGGTGGGCAGCGGCGAGCAGAAGATCTACAAGCTGGCAGACGTAGAAAGCGTAACCCAGCTGGAAGAATCCCTGATGCCTAAATTCCCGCTATCGGAAACGGAGTTGGTGGATCTGGTTAGTTATTTGGAGACACTGAGGAAATAG
- a CDS encoding MFS transporter, with translation MTQTINKSALFNASCFALITTAFTFSIRAGILPQLGAEFNLSNEQLGFINSMWFLGFPISMILGGLLYHKVGPANIMRVAFVMHTLGILLTIYAGGYTTLLLSTLCIGFGNGCTEAACNPLIADMYTGDKMNKMLNRFHMWFPGGIVVGSLISKFMTDTGGVMGQWQTQMWVLMIPTVIYAVLFFGKAFPKPQVDEAMSITQNLKAMISPVFIFLFVTMSITAITEFGTTQWAEVILSSSGASGMLILALTTGVMAVSRFFAGPVVSKFGQTGILLIGAVLATIGIYMFSVVTGPLAYVAAVIFALGVAYFWPVMVGATAQRVPLSGALGMSIIGGVGMFSTAIWQPVIGSWIDGSRASMAAEGKIGEALELAAGQATLQKLLLFPIVLIVLFTIFYFWQKGKKPAVTAAAH, from the coding sequence ATGACTCAAACCATTAACAAGTCGGCACTCTTCAACGCGAGTTGCTTTGCACTCATTACCACCGCCTTTACCTTCTCTATCCGGGCTGGAATTCTTCCTCAGCTGGGCGCTGAATTCAATTTATCCAACGAACAGCTTGGATTTATCAACTCCATGTGGTTCTTAGGGTTTCCTATTTCGATGATCCTAGGAGGGCTACTTTATCACAAAGTAGGTCCAGCCAATATCATGAGGGTTGCATTTGTGATGCATACGCTGGGTATTCTTCTTACCATTTATGCTGGTGGATACACAACCTTATTGCTTTCCACTTTATGTATAGGCTTTGGCAACGGTTGTACTGAAGCAGCCTGTAACCCACTGATCGCCGATATGTACACCGGGGATAAAATGAATAAAATGCTGAACAGATTCCATATGTGGTTTCCTGGGGGAATTGTGGTTGGAAGCTTGATTTCAAAATTCATGACAGATACAGGTGGAGTAATGGGACAGTGGCAAACCCAAATGTGGGTATTGATGATACCAACAGTTATTTATGCTGTATTGTTTTTTGGAAAAGCATTCCCAAAACCTCAAGTGGACGAGGCGATGTCTATCACTCAGAACTTAAAGGCAATGATCTCCCCAGTATTTATTTTCCTATTCGTTACCATGTCAATTACTGCTATCACTGAATTTGGCACTACGCAATGGGCAGAAGTAATCCTAAGTAGCTCTGGTGCCAGTGGCATGTTGATTTTGGCTTTGACTACAGGTGTAATGGCTGTTTCAAGATTCTTTGCCGGCCCAGTGGTCTCTAAATTTGGTCAAACAGGTATTTTGTTAATAGGAGCGGTTTTGGCGACAATCGGCATATACATGTTCAGTGTTGTAACAGGACCTTTGGCCTATGTAGCTGCAGTAATTTTTGCTCTTGGAGTGGCTTATTTCTGGCCTGTCATGGTGGGTGCTACAGCTCAAAGAGTACCGCTAAGTGGTGCATTAGGTATGTCAATCATAGGTGGAGTAGGCATGTTCTCCACTGCAATCTGGCAACCGGTTATCGGCAGCTGGATTGATGGATCCAGAGCCTCCATGGCTGCTGAAGGTAAGATCGGCGAAGCTCTTGAATTAGCTGCCGGGCAAGCCACACTCCAGAAATTGTTGCTTTTCCCAATTGTATTGATCGTATTGTTCACAATATTCTACTTCTGGCAAAAAGGAAAAAAACCAGCTGTCACCGCAGCAGCGCATTAA